A DNA window from Streptomyces bacillaris contains the following coding sequences:
- a CDS encoding acetoacetate--CoA ligase, with translation MTAATPDAPLWEPSPDRVAAAAVTRFQSWAADRFGAPAEGGYAALHRWSVDELDTFWQAVAEWFDIRFSTPYESVLGNRAMPGATWFPGAALNYAEHALRTAEDPARADTPALLYVDETHTQVPISWSDLRRQVGALAAELRALGVTPGDRVSGYLPNIPQAVVAFLATAAVGGVWTSCAPDFGARSVLDRFQQIEPVVLFTVDGYRYGGKEHDRTETVAELRRELPTLRAVVHIPLLGTDAPEGALAWAALTSADTEPVFEQVPFDHPLWVLYSSGTTGLPKAIVQSQGGILLEHFKQLGLHCDLGPEDRFFWYTSTGWMMWNFLVSGLLTGTTVVLYDGSPGYPDVSAQWRVAEQTGATLYGTSAAYVMACRKADIHPGRDFDLSRIQCVATTGSPLPPDGFRWLHDEVADDLWIASVSGGTDVCSCFAGAVPTLPVHIGELQAPCLGTDLQSWDPSGKPLTDEVGELVVTNPLPSMPIRFWNDPDGSRYHDSYFDMYPGVWRHGDWITITGRGSVVIHGRSDSTLNRQGVRMGSADIYEAVERLPEIRESLVIGLEEPDGGYWMPLFVHLAEGATLDDDLRAAIKATIRENLSPRHVPDEVIEVPAIPHTLTGKRIEVPVKRLLQGTELAKAVNPGSVDNLDLLHFYAELAASRRR, from the coding sequence ATGACCGCAGCCACGCCCGACGCCCCCCTCTGGGAGCCGAGCCCGGACCGCGTCGCCGCGGCCGCCGTCACCCGCTTCCAGAGCTGGGCCGCCGACCGCTTCGGCGCCCCGGCCGAGGGCGGGTACGCGGCCCTGCACCGCTGGTCCGTCGACGAGCTGGACACCTTCTGGCAGGCGGTGGCGGAGTGGTTCGACATCCGCTTCTCCACGCCGTACGAGAGCGTCCTCGGCAACCGTGCGATGCCCGGCGCCACCTGGTTCCCCGGCGCCGCCCTCAACTACGCCGAACACGCCCTGCGCACCGCCGAGGACCCGGCCCGCGCCGACACCCCGGCCCTCCTGTACGTCGACGAGACGCACACCCAGGTCCCGATCAGCTGGTCCGACCTCCGCCGCCAGGTCGGCGCCCTGGCCGCCGAACTCCGCGCCCTCGGCGTCACCCCCGGCGACCGCGTCAGCGGCTACCTCCCCAACATCCCGCAGGCCGTCGTCGCCTTCCTCGCCACCGCGGCCGTCGGCGGCGTCTGGACCTCCTGCGCCCCCGACTTCGGCGCCCGCAGCGTCCTCGACCGGTTCCAGCAGATCGAACCCGTCGTCCTCTTCACCGTCGACGGCTACCGCTACGGCGGCAAGGAGCACGACCGTACGGAGACCGTCGCCGAACTCCGCCGCGAACTGCCCACCCTCCGCGCCGTCGTCCACATCCCGCTGCTCGGCACCGACGCCCCCGAAGGCGCCCTCGCCTGGGCCGCGCTCACCTCCGCCGACACCGAGCCGGTCTTCGAACAGGTCCCCTTCGACCACCCGCTCTGGGTCCTCTACTCCTCCGGCACCACCGGCCTGCCCAAGGCCATCGTCCAGTCCCAGGGCGGCATCCTGCTCGAACACTTCAAGCAGCTCGGCCTCCACTGCGACCTCGGCCCCGAGGACCGGTTCTTCTGGTACACCTCCACCGGCTGGATGATGTGGAACTTCCTCGTCTCCGGCCTCCTCACCGGCACCACCGTCGTCCTGTACGACGGCAGCCCCGGCTACCCCGACGTCAGCGCCCAGTGGCGGGTGGCCGAACAGACCGGCGCCACCCTCTACGGCACCTCCGCCGCCTACGTCATGGCCTGCCGCAAGGCCGACATCCACCCGGGCCGCGACTTCGACCTCTCCCGAATCCAGTGCGTCGCCACCACCGGCTCACCGCTCCCGCCCGACGGCTTCCGCTGGCTCCACGACGAGGTGGCCGACGACCTCTGGATCGCCTCGGTCAGCGGCGGCACCGACGTCTGCTCGTGCTTCGCCGGAGCCGTCCCCACCCTCCCCGTCCACATCGGGGAGCTCCAGGCCCCCTGCCTCGGCACCGACCTCCAGTCCTGGGACCCCTCGGGCAAGCCGCTCACCGACGAGGTGGGCGAACTGGTCGTCACCAACCCGCTCCCGTCCATGCCGATCCGCTTCTGGAACGACCCCGACGGCAGCCGCTACCACGACAGCTACTTCGACATGTACCCCGGCGTCTGGCGCCACGGCGACTGGATCACCATCACCGGCCGCGGCTCGGTGGTCATCCACGGCCGCTCCGACTCCACCCTCAACCGCCAGGGCGTCCGCATGGGCTCCGCCGACATCTACGAGGCCGTCGAACGGCTCCCCGAGATCCGCGAGTCCCTCGTCATCGGCCTCGAAGAGCCCGACGGCGGCTACTGGATGCCGCTCTTCGTCCACCTCGCCGAAGGCGCCACCCTCGACGACGACCTGCGCGCCGCGATCAAGGCGACCATCCGCGAGAACCTCTCCCCGCGCCACGTCCCGGACGAGGTCATCGAAGTCCCCGCCATCCCGCACACCCTCACCGGCAAGCGCATCGAGGTCCCGGTCAAGCGCCTGCTCCAGGGCACCGAGCTGGCCAAGGCGGTCAACCCGGGCTCGGTCGACAACCTCGACCTCCTCCACTTCTACGCCGAACTGGCCGCGAGCCGCCGCCGGTAA
- the ptsP gene encoding phosphoenolpyruvate--protein phosphotransferase, protein METTLRGVGVSHGVAIGEVRHMGTAVLEPPAKSIPAEEAEREQGRARQAVEAVAADLIARGNLAGGEAQHVLEAQAMMAQDPELMSDVERRIAVGSTAERGVYDAFAAYRALLANAGEYLAGRVADLDDVRNRIVARLLGVPMPGVPDSDEPYVLIARDLAPADTALLDPTLVLGFVTEEGGPTSHSAILARALGVPAVVALPGAGELAEGTVVAVDGSTGEIFVNPSAEKREEMESAAAARKAALSASTGPGATSDGHKVPLLANVGGPGDVPAAVEAGAEGVGLFRTEFLFLDDSKQAPSEEKQVAAYRAVLEAFPEGRVVVRVLDAGADKPLDFLTPADEPNPALGVRGLRSLLDHPEVLRTQLTALAKAAEGLPVYLEVMAPMVADRIDAKAFADACREAGLRAKFGAMVEIPSAALRARSILQEVEFLSLGTNDLAQYTFAADRQVGAVSRLQDPWQPALLDLVALSAEAARAEGKSCGVCGEAASDPLLACVLTGLGVTSLSMGAASIPYVRATLAKYTLAQCERAANAARSADSADEARKAAQAVLSGE, encoded by the coding sequence ATGGAGACAACGCTGCGAGGCGTCGGCGTGAGCCACGGTGTGGCCATCGGCGAGGTTCGGCACATGGGTACGGCGGTGCTGGAGCCGCCCGCCAAATCGATTCCCGCCGAGGAGGCCGAGCGCGAACAGGGGCGCGCCCGCCAGGCGGTGGAGGCCGTGGCCGCCGATCTGATCGCGCGCGGCAACCTGGCCGGCGGCGAGGCACAGCATGTGCTCGAGGCGCAGGCCATGATGGCGCAGGACCCCGAGCTGATGTCCGATGTCGAGCGGCGGATCGCCGTGGGCAGCACCGCCGAGCGCGGGGTGTACGACGCGTTCGCCGCGTACCGGGCGCTCCTCGCCAACGCCGGTGAGTACCTCGCGGGTCGGGTCGCCGACCTCGACGACGTACGGAACCGGATCGTGGCGCGGCTGCTCGGGGTGCCGATGCCCGGCGTGCCTGACAGCGACGAGCCGTACGTGCTGATCGCGCGTGACCTGGCTCCGGCCGACACCGCGCTGCTGGACCCGACCCTGGTGCTCGGCTTCGTGACCGAGGAGGGCGGGCCGACCAGCCACAGCGCGATCCTGGCGCGGGCGCTCGGTGTGCCTGCCGTGGTGGCTCTGCCCGGCGCCGGTGAGCTGGCCGAGGGCACGGTCGTGGCGGTGGACGGCTCCACGGGCGAGATCTTCGTGAACCCGAGCGCCGAGAAGCGGGAGGAGATGGAGAGCGCCGCTGCCGCCCGTAAGGCCGCGCTGTCCGCGTCCACCGGTCCTGGTGCCACCTCCGACGGGCACAAGGTGCCGCTGCTCGCCAATGTCGGCGGTCCGGGCGATGTGCCCGCGGCCGTCGAGGCGGGGGCCGAGGGTGTGGGGCTGTTCCGCACCGAGTTCCTCTTCCTGGACGACAGCAAGCAGGCTCCTTCCGAGGAGAAGCAGGTCGCGGCCTACCGCGCGGTGCTGGAGGCGTTCCCCGAGGGGCGTGTCGTCGTCCGCGTACTGGACGCCGGGGCCGACAAGCCGCTGGACTTCCTGACGCCGGCCGACGAGCCGAATCCGGCGCTGGGTGTGCGGGGGCTGCGAAGCCTGCTGGACCACCCCGAGGTGCTGCGTACCCAGCTGACCGCGCTGGCCAAGGCGGCCGAGGGTCTGCCGGTGTACCTGGAGGTCATGGCGCCCATGGTGGCCGACCGCATCGACGCCAAGGCGTTCGCGGACGCGTGCCGTGAGGCGGGGCTGCGGGCGAAGTTCGGCGCGATGGTGGAGATTCCGTCGGCCGCTCTGCGGGCGCGGTCGATCCTCCAGGAGGTGGAGTTCCTGTCCCTGGGCACCAACGACCTGGCGCAGTACACCTTCGCCGCCGACCGTCAGGTGGGCGCGGTGTCGCGGCTCCAGGATCCGTGGCAGCCCGCGCTGCTGGACCTGGTGGCGCTGTCCGCCGAGGCGGCTCGTGCCGAGGGCAAGAGCTGTGGTGTGTGCGGTGAGGCCGCTTCGGATCCGCTGCTGGCCTGTGTGCTGACGGGGCTGGGGGTCACCTCGCTCTCGATGGGTGCCGCGTCCATTCCTTATGTGCGCGCCACGCTGGCCAAGTACACGCTGGCGCAGTGCGAGCGTGCGGCGAACGCCGCACGCTCGGCCGACTCCGCCGACGAGGCCCGCAAGGCCGCTCAGGCGGTGCTGTCCGGCGAGTAG
- a CDS encoding PTS sugar transporter subunit IIA — protein MTNVTSPLAGRAIGLTEVPDPVFSGAMVGPGTAIDPVREPSEAVSPVDGIVVSLHPHAFVVVDSEGHGVLTHLGIDTVQLNGEGFELLVNKGDTVSRGQSIVRWDPAGVEAAGKSPICPIVALEATAESLSDVREDGDVKVGDALFGWQ, from the coding sequence ATGACCAACGTGACGTCCCCTCTTGCCGGCCGCGCCATCGGACTCACCGAGGTTCCCGACCCGGTCTTCTCCGGCGCGATGGTCGGTCCCGGTACCGCCATCGACCCCGTACGTGAGCCCTCCGAGGCCGTATCCCCCGTCGACGGCATCGTCGTCTCCCTCCACCCCCACGCGTTCGTCGTTGTCGACAGCGAGGGGCATGGGGTGCTGACGCACCTCGGTATCGACACCGTCCAACTCAACGGCGAGGGCTTCGAGCTTCTCGTGAACAAGGGGGACACGGTCTCCCGCGGTCAGAGCATCGTGCGCTGGGACCCGGCGGGCGTCGAGGCCGCAGGCAAGTCACCCATCTGCCCCATCGTGGCCCTGGAGGCCACCGCCGAGTCGCTCTCCGACGTCCGTGAGGACGGGGACGTGAAGGTCGGCGACGCGCTGTTCGGCTGGCAGTAA
- a CDS encoding CDP-alcohol phosphatidyltransferase family protein, with translation MEVQETRVQTDRVLTIPNILSMARLVGVPLFLWLILRPVFGGPNSDGWALLVLMLSGISDYLDGKLARRWNQISSLGRLLDPAADRLYILSTLLGLTWREILPLWLTAALLARELMLLVMVAILRRHGYPPPQVNFLGKAATFNLMYAFPLLLLSDGSGWLATVAAVFGWAFAGWGTTLYWWAGILYVVQVRRLVKADAVADPAR, from the coding sequence GTGGAGGTCCAGGAGACTCGGGTCCAGACGGATCGGGTCCTCACCATCCCCAACATCCTCAGCATGGCTCGCCTTGTCGGGGTACCGCTCTTCCTGTGGCTGATTCTCCGCCCCGTGTTCGGCGGCCCCAACAGCGATGGCTGGGCGCTGCTGGTGCTGATGCTCAGTGGCATCAGCGACTACCTGGACGGCAAGCTCGCCCGGCGGTGGAACCAGATCAGCAGCCTCGGCCGGCTCCTGGACCCGGCTGCCGACCGGCTCTACATCCTCTCCACCCTTCTCGGCCTCACCTGGCGCGAGATCCTGCCGCTCTGGCTCACCGCCGCCCTTCTGGCCCGTGAGCTGATGCTGCTCGTGATGGTGGCAATCCTGCGACGCCACGGCTATCCGCCGCCGCAGGTCAACTTCCTCGGAAAAGCTGCAACCTTCAACCTGATGTACGCCTTCCCCTTGTTGCTGCTCAGCGACGGGAGTGGTTGGCTGGCTACTGTGGCCGCCGTTTTCGGATGGGCGTTCGCAGGATGGGGTACAACTCTGTATTGGTGGGCAGGGATCCTCTACGTGGTCCAGGTCCGCCGACTCGTCAAGGCGGATGCAGTAGCCGATCCAGCTCGTTGA
- a CDS encoding sugar phosphate nucleotidyltransferase → MKAVVMAGGEGTRLRPMTSSMPKPLLPVANRPIMEHVLRLLKRHGLNETVVTVQFLASLVKNYFGDGEELGMELTYANEEKPLGTAGSVKNAEEALKDDTFLVISGDALTDFDLTDLIAFHKEKGGLVTVCLTRVPNPLEFGITIVDENGQVERFLEKPTWGQVFSDTVNTGIYVMEPEVFDYVQADTSVDWSGDVFPQLMKEGKPIYGYIAEGYWEDVGTHESYVKAQADVLERKVDVELDGFEISPGVWVAEGAEVHPDAVLRGPLYIGDYAKVEADVEIREHTVVGSNVVVKTGAFLHKAVVHDNVYIGQHSNLRGCVVGKNTDIMRAARIEDGAVIGDECLVGEESIIQGNVRVYPFKTIEAGAFVNTSVIWESRGQAHLFGARGVSGILNVEITPELAVRLAGAYATTLKKGSTVTTARDHSRGARALKRAVISALQASAIDVRDLENVPLPVARQQTARGSAGGIMIRTSPGVPDSVDIMFIDERGADLSQAQQRKLDRVYARQEYRRAFPGEIGDLHFPSSVFDSYTGSLLRNVDIAGIADSGLKVVVDASNGSAGLVLPSLLGRLGVDALTINPGLDESRPTESAETRRAGLVRLGEIVSSARAAFGVRFDPVGERLSLVDELGRIIEDDRALLVMLDLVAAERRSGRVALPVTTTRVAEQVAAYHGTQVEWTTTSPDDLTRVGREETTIFGGDGRGGFIVPEFSSVFDGTAAFVRLIGLVARTQLTLSQIDARIPRAHVLRRDLATPWAVKGLVMRRVVEAAGDRCVDTTDGVRVVEADGRWIMVLPDRAEAVTHLWAEGPDDASAQALLDEWSAVVESAGE, encoded by the coding sequence ATGAAGGCCGTCGTGATGGCTGGTGGCGAAGGCACACGCCTGCGCCCCATGACCTCGAGCATGCCCAAGCCGCTCCTGCCCGTGGCCAATCGGCCGATCATGGAGCATGTACTGCGGCTTCTCAAGAGGCATGGGCTCAATGAGACCGTAGTGACCGTCCAGTTCCTCGCCTCCCTCGTCAAGAATTACTTCGGGGACGGCGAGGAGCTCGGGATGGAGCTCACCTATGCCAACGAGGAGAAGCCACTCGGCACCGCAGGGAGTGTGAAGAACGCCGAGGAGGCGTTGAAGGACGACACCTTCCTCGTCATTTCCGGTGACGCGCTCACCGACTTCGACCTCACCGATCTCATCGCCTTCCACAAGGAGAAGGGCGGACTCGTCACGGTCTGTCTGACCCGGGTCCCCAATCCGCTGGAATTCGGCATCACCATCGTGGACGAGAACGGTCAGGTCGAGCGCTTCCTGGAGAAGCCGACCTGGGGCCAGGTCTTTTCCGACACCGTGAACACGGGCATCTACGTCATGGAGCCCGAGGTCTTCGACTACGTCCAGGCCGACACCTCCGTCGACTGGTCCGGTGATGTCTTCCCCCAGCTGATGAAGGAAGGCAAGCCGATCTACGGCTATATCGCCGAGGGCTACTGGGAGGACGTGGGCACGCACGAGAGCTATGTGAAGGCCCAGGCCGACGTGCTCGAGCGCAAGGTCGACGTCGAACTCGACGGCTTCGAGATCTCGCCCGGGGTGTGGGTGGCCGAAGGAGCGGAGGTCCACCCCGACGCCGTACTGCGCGGGCCGCTGTACATCGGTGACTACGCCAAGGTCGAAGCGGACGTGGAGATCCGCGAGCACACGGTCGTGGGCTCCAACGTCGTCGTCAAGACGGGTGCCTTTCTCCATAAGGCCGTGGTCCACGACAACGTCTACATCGGACAGCACAGCAACCTCCGCGGCTGCGTCGTCGGGAAGAACACCGACATCATGCGGGCGGCCCGGATCGAGGACGGCGCTGTCATCGGTGACGAATGCCTGGTCGGCGAGGAGTCGATCATCCAGGGCAATGTGCGGGTGTACCCGTTCAAGACCATCGAGGCCGGCGCGTTCGTCAACACCTCGGTGATCTGGGAGTCCCGGGGCCAGGCGCACCTCTTCGGGGCGCGCGGTGTCTCCGGCATCCTGAACGTCGAGATCACCCCCGAGCTGGCGGTCCGGCTGGCGGGCGCCTACGCCACGACCCTCAAGAAGGGGTCGACGGTCACCACCGCCCGTGACCACTCCCGAGGCGCGCGGGCGCTCAAGAGGGCCGTGATCTCGGCCCTCCAGGCCAGCGCCATCGACGTACGGGACCTGGAGAACGTACCGCTGCCCGTCGCCCGGCAGCAGACGGCGCGGGGGAGCGCGGGCGGCATCATGATCCGTACGTCGCCGGGGGTGCCCGACTCGGTGGACATCATGTTCATCGACGAGCGGGGCGCCGACCTCTCGCAGGCGCAGCAGCGCAAGCTGGACCGGGTCTACGCCCGGCAGGAGTACCGCAGGGCATTCCCCGGCGAGATCGGGGACCTGCACTTCCCGTCCAGCGTCTTCGACTCGTACACCGGCTCCCTCCTCCGCAACGTCGACATCGCGGGCATCGCCGACTCCGGGCTCAAGGTCGTCGTGGACGCCTCCAACGGGTCGGCCGGGCTCGTTCTGCCCAGCCTCCTCGGGCGGCTCGGTGTGGACGCGCTGACGATCAACCCCGGCCTCGACGAGTCGCGGCCCACCGAGTCCGCCGAGACCCGCCGCGCCGGCCTCGTACGCCTCGGGGAGATCGTCTCCTCGGCGCGGGCCGCCTTCGGCGTGCGGTTCGACCCGGTCGGTGAGCGGCTCTCCCTCGTGGACGAGCTGGGGCGGATCATCGAGGACGACCGGGCCCTGCTGGTGATGCTGGACCTCGTCGCCGCCGAGCGGCGCAGCGGACGCGTCGCCCTGCCGGTGACCACCACGCGTGTGGCCGAGCAGGTTGCCGCGTACCACGGCACGCAGGTGGAATGGACGACCACCTCGCCCGACGACCTGACCCGGGTGGGCCGCGAGGAAACCACCATCTTCGGGGGAGACGGGCGCGGCGGGTTCATCGTTCCCGAATTCAGCAGTGTCTTCGACGGGACGGCCGCCTTCGTCCGGCTGATCGGTCTCGTCGCGCGGACCCAGCTCACCCTGAGCCAGATCGACGCCCGCATCCCCCGGGCCCATGTGCTGCGCCGGGACCTCGCGACGCCGTGGGCGGTCAAGGGGCTCGTCATGCGCCGGGTCGTCGAGGCGGCCGGGGACCGCTGCGTGGACACCACCGACGGCGTCCGGGTGGTCGAGGCGGACGGGCGGTGGATCATGGTGCTGCCGGACCGGGCGGAGGCCGTCACCCATCTGTGGGCGGAGGGCCCGGACGACGCCTCGGCGCAGGCGCTGCTCGACGAGTGGTCCGCCGTCGTGGAGAGCGCGGGCGAGTGA
- a CDS encoding DUF881 domain-containing protein, whose amino-acid sequence MSQQPPDRSTPSPPARPDASMSLLNNVMDHSLDEGYAEASARRKADGSAGLPRTLRSKLWLAAGLVVAALVVTLGAAEARVSAPVVAKEREELIDRINAETRAADTLESEVDALRHDVSERQRKALEQHGGDQGELVALLSGATPVEGPGVKLVVDDAKNTDQGGGGPRESSSFADTGRVRDRDMQRVVNGLWEAGAEAIAINGQRLTALSAIRAAGDAILVDNRPLVPPYTVLAVGDGKNLAAAFRDSADGQYLNALKESFDIRTSLSDQAKVRLPAAPSLIVRTAEPKAAGSDAAESGKGTS is encoded by the coding sequence ATGTCGCAGCAGCCCCCCGATCGGAGCACACCCTCGCCGCCCGCACGCCCCGACGCCTCCATGTCGCTGCTGAACAACGTGATGGACCACAGCCTCGACGAGGGGTACGCGGAGGCCTCGGCCCGCCGCAAGGCCGACGGGAGCGCCGGGCTGCCCCGTACGCTCAGGTCGAAGCTGTGGCTCGCCGCCGGTCTGGTGGTGGCCGCCCTCGTGGTGACCCTCGGTGCCGCCGAGGCGCGGGTTTCCGCCCCGGTCGTCGCCAAGGAGCGCGAGGAGCTGATCGACCGGATCAACGCCGAGACGCGGGCCGCCGACACCCTGGAGTCCGAGGTCGATGCGCTCCGCCACGACGTGAGCGAGCGGCAGCGCAAGGCCCTGGAGCAGCACGGTGGGGACCAGGGGGAGCTGGTGGCCCTGCTCTCCGGGGCGACCCCGGTGGAGGGGCCCGGGGTGAAGCTCGTCGTGGACGACGCCAAGAACACCGATCAGGGCGGCGGCGGGCCCCGTGAGTCGTCGAGCTTCGCCGACACCGGCCGGGTGCGCGACCGGGACATGCAGCGGGTCGTCAACGGTCTCTGGGAGGCCGGCGCCGAGGCCATCGCCATCAATGGGCAAAGGCTGACGGCACTGTCGGCGATCCGCGCCGCGGGCGACGCCATACTGGTCGACAACCGGCCGCTGGTCCCGCCGTACACGGTGCTCGCGGTGGGGGACGGGAAGAACCTCGCCGCCGCGTTCCGGGACAGTGCCGACGGCCAGTACCTCAACGCGCTCAAGGAGAGCTTCGACATCCGCACCAGCTTGTCCGATCAGGCGAAGGTGCGGCTCCCCGCTGCCCCCAGCCTGATCGTCCGTACAGCAGAGCCGAAGGCCGCCGGCAGTGATGCGGCAGAATCAGGGAAGGGCACATCGTGA
- a CDS encoding small basic family protein: protein MIAVLGLVVGVVVGLLVRPEVPAVVEPYLPIAVVAALDAVFGGLRAMLDGIFVDKVFVVSFLSNVVVAALIVFLGDKLGVGAQLSTGVVVVLGIRIFSNAAAIRRHVFRA from the coding sequence GTGATCGCCGTACTGGGCCTCGTCGTGGGAGTCGTGGTCGGACTGTTGGTCCGGCCCGAGGTACCGGCGGTGGTCGAGCCCTATCTCCCGATCGCCGTGGTCGCCGCGCTGGACGCGGTCTTCGGAGGTCTGCGGGCCATGCTCGACGGCATCTTCGTCGACAAGGTCTTCGTGGTGTCGTTCCTCTCCAACGTCGTCGTCGCCGCGCTGATCGTGTTCCTCGGCGACAAACTGGGTGTCGGCGCTCAGCTCTCCACCGGTGTGGTGGTCGTGCTCGGCATCCGGATCTTCTCCAACGCCGCCGCGATCCGCCGGCACGTCTTCCGGGCTTGA
- a CDS encoding DUF881 domain-containing protein, whose protein sequence is MNHDENPRSEQPEQPEQPKTVPPAAPDAPARPPAAEEVSGRQRLLAGLWPPRVSRAQLIVAVLLFGLGLGLAIQVRSTGDDSALRGARQEDLVRILDEVDDRTQRLEDEKQRLDDQRTELENSSDQAEEARKQTLEKERQLGILAGTVAAQGPGITLTISDPSGAVAADKLLDTVQELRAAGAEAIEVNGVRVVADTYFAGEGGDIQVDGKKIEAPYEFKVIGKPQDLEPALNIPGGVVQTLEKEQATAVVERSEDIVVDALRAAKRPDYARSSSP, encoded by the coding sequence ATGAACCACGACGAGAACCCCCGCAGCGAACAGCCGGAGCAGCCGGAGCAGCCGAAAACCGTCCCGCCCGCCGCCCCGGACGCCCCCGCGCGGCCGCCCGCGGCCGAGGAGGTCTCCGGGCGTCAGCGGCTGCTGGCGGGCCTCTGGCCGCCGCGGGTGAGCCGGGCTCAACTCATCGTCGCCGTGCTGCTGTTCGGGCTTGGTCTGGGACTGGCCATCCAGGTGCGGTCCACCGGGGACGACAGCGCCCTGCGTGGTGCACGCCAGGAGGACCTGGTCCGGATCCTCGACGAGGTCGATGACCGCACCCAGCGCCTGGAGGACGAGAAACAGCGCCTGGACGACCAGCGCACCGAGCTGGAGAACAGCTCCGACCAGGCCGAGGAGGCCCGGAAGCAGACGCTGGAGAAGGAACGGCAGCTGGGGATCCTCGCGGGTACGGTGGCGGCCCAGGGGCCCGGGATCACGCTGACGATCAGCGACCCGTCCGGCGCGGTCGCGGCCGACAAGCTCCTCGACACCGTCCAGGAGCTGCGTGCGGCCGGGGCCGAGGCCATCGAGGTCAACGGCGTCCGGGTGGTGGCCGATACGTACTTCGCCGGTGAGGGGGGTGACATCCAGGTGGACGGCAAGAAGATCGAAGCACCGTACGAGTTCAAGGTCATCGGCAAGCCGCAGGACCTGGAGCCCGCCCTCAACATTCCCGGCGGTGTGGTGCAGACGCTGGAGAAGGAGCAGGCCACCGCCGTGGTGGAGCGCTCCGAGGACATCGTCGTCGACGCCTTGCGAGCGGCGAAGCGGCCTGACTACGCTCGGTCGTCGTCCCCGTGA
- a CDS encoding FHA domain-containing protein, which produces MKLFAKLFGKSAREDSNSAARHRAPRHGQGGEQEAERPLFRDEVSGGGAPGGPGVSSVDPAGAGRIGFGEPSASSTGGGFTPEGSSMPVCTRCGHRNAEASRFCSNCGTPLRGGVPERASETTSTISISGLEAYDAEATGQTALPSLSPEAQAAVDALPGGSALLVVRRGPNSGSRFLLDSDLTTAGRHPQSDIFLDDVTVSRRHVEFHRGPDGSFTVGDVGSLNGTYVNRERIDSVLLSNGDEVQIGKYRLVFYASPRGV; this is translated from the coding sequence GTGAAGTTGTTTGCGAAGTTGTTCGGGAAGAGCGCACGCGAGGACAGCAACAGTGCTGCCCGCCACCGCGCTCCGCGCCACGGCCAGGGCGGCGAGCAGGAGGCGGAGCGTCCGCTCTTCCGCGATGAGGTGTCCGGTGGCGGTGCTCCGGGTGGTCCCGGCGTGTCGTCCGTTGACCCTGCCGGTGCCGGGCGCATAGGTTTCGGCGAACCATCAGCCTCGAGTACGGGTGGAGGGTTCACCCCGGAGGGCTCGTCGATGCCGGTCTGTACGAGGTGCGGCCACCGCAACGCGGAGGCCAGCCGTTTCTGCTCCAACTGCGGTACGCCGCTGCGGGGCGGTGTCCCCGAGCGCGCCTCGGAGACGACGTCCACGATCTCCATCTCCGGTCTTGAGGCGTACGACGCCGAGGCGACGGGCCAGACGGCGCTGCCCTCGCTCTCCCCGGAGGCCCAGGCCGCCGTCGACGCGCTCCCCGGCGGCTCGGCGCTGCTGGTCGTGCGCCGCGGCCCGAACTCCGGCAGCCGTTTCCTGCTCGACAGCGATCTCACGACCGCCGGCCGTCACCCCCAGAGCGACATCTTCCTCGACGACGTGACCGTGTCGCGGCGTCATGTGGAGTTCCACAGGGGTCCGGACGGTAGCTTCACCGTGGGTGACGTCGGCAGTCTCAACGGCACCTATGTCAACCGTGAGCGCATCGATTCGGTCCTGCTGTCCAACGGCGACGAAGTCCAGATCGGGAAGTACCGTCTGGTCTTCTATGCGAGCCCGCGGGGCGTGTGA